In the genome of Candidatus Nanopelagicales bacterium, one region contains:
- a CDS encoding ATP synthase subunit C: MTAWLLALPVLVVAAMATRVALRSGSGAAVRVLVAVNALLLLAALAVVVAVATADPGAAQSVSSAVIAADGDATAAAGSNWAALLGAAIAVAGSSIGAAIAVAYTGAAALATMSERPELFGRAMVIVGLSEGIAIYGLIVAVILIGNA; encoded by the coding sequence ATGACCGCCTGGCTGCTGGCCCTGCCCGTCCTCGTCGTGGCCGCGATGGCCACCCGGGTCGCCCTCCGGTCCGGATCAGGTGCGGCCGTGCGCGTCCTCGTCGCGGTGAACGCGCTGCTCCTGCTCGCCGCGCTTGCGGTCGTGGTGGCCGTCGCGACGGCGGATCCCGGTGCTGCGCAGTCGGTCTCGTCGGCAGTCATCGCGGCCGACGGGGATGCCACCGCCGCGGCCGGGTCGAACTGGGCGGCGCTGCTCGGCGCCGCCATCGCCGTCGCCGGCTCGTCGATCGGCGCCGCCATCGCCGTGGCGTACACCGGCGCGGCAGCGCTGGCCACGATGAGCGAGCGGCCGGAGCTGTTCGGCCGGGCGATGGTCATCGTCGGCCTGTCGGAGGGCATCGCCATCTACGGGCTGATCGTCGCGGTCATCCTGATCGGCAACGCGTGA
- a CDS encoding V-type ATPase 116kDa subunit family protein has protein sequence MEPVRMRRVAVVAPEEELRDVLVDIAESGVVELDTTGDAASAGPSARLLTQLPDDAVAAPVLSRTPVDPEGAVRLGRGDLLAAEAQLEERSAAAVHRGLVAGVTGWVPEEQVAPLAAALEPRGAAVVPLPAPRGVDPPTLVHTRGGLNRSFAPLMDTYATVPYVDVDPTVVAGLAFVVMYGMMFADAGQGALLVLGGLLLRLGRPRRLSRFRSIWPFLVGAGVSATFFGVLFGEFFGPTGVLPVLWIEPLEEPVLLLLVSVGIGACLLSGAYVLGTVNRWREGGWRYALVAPSGIAGIALFLGLGLLALGAYAGTGWLVWAGVGIACAGLVLAYVGLYAGSGGGAGGAAQAGVELFDGVIRLGTNLVSFARLAAFGLAHAALGAIVWQGTTALWDVGSVPAALGAVLLFVVGNVLTFTLQAVVAGVQALRLEYYELFSRVFVAEGRPFQAWHLPVSSERAP, from the coding sequence ATGGAACCGGTCCGGATGCGGCGGGTCGCGGTCGTCGCACCGGAGGAGGAGCTGCGCGACGTCCTGGTGGACATCGCCGAGAGCGGCGTGGTCGAGCTGGACACCACGGGTGACGCGGCGTCCGCCGGGCCCTCCGCGCGGCTGCTGACTCAGCTGCCCGACGACGCCGTCGCCGCCCCCGTCCTCTCGCGGACCCCCGTCGACCCGGAGGGGGCCGTGCGCCTCGGCCGCGGGGACCTGCTCGCCGCGGAGGCGCAGCTGGAGGAGCGCAGTGCTGCCGCAGTCCACCGGGGCCTGGTCGCCGGGGTCACCGGGTGGGTGCCCGAGGAGCAGGTCGCGCCCCTCGCTGCCGCCCTCGAGCCGCGGGGTGCGGCCGTCGTCCCGCTGCCGGCTCCACGCGGGGTGGACCCGCCGACGCTGGTGCACACCCGCGGCGGTCTCAACCGCTCGTTCGCCCCGCTGATGGACACCTACGCCACGGTGCCGTACGTCGACGTCGACCCGACCGTGGTCGCCGGCCTGGCCTTCGTCGTCATGTACGGGATGATGTTCGCCGACGCGGGCCAGGGTGCCCTGCTGGTGCTGGGCGGACTGCTGCTGCGTCTCGGCCGGCCCCGCCGGCTGTCCCGATTCCGCTCCATCTGGCCGTTCCTGGTCGGTGCGGGCGTGTCCGCCACCTTCTTCGGCGTGCTGTTCGGCGAGTTCTTCGGCCCCACCGGGGTGCTGCCGGTGCTGTGGATCGAGCCGCTGGAGGAGCCGGTCCTGCTCCTGCTGGTGTCGGTCGGCATCGGGGCCTGCCTGCTGTCGGGGGCCTACGTCCTCGGGACCGTGAACCGGTGGCGCGAGGGCGGGTGGCGCTACGCGCTGGTCGCTCCATCGGGCATCGCCGGGATCGCGCTGTTCCTCGGGCTGGGACTGCTGGCCCTCGGCGCGTACGCCGGAACCGGCTGGCTCGTGTGGGCCGGCGTCGGGATCGCCTGCGCCGGCCTGGTGCTGGCGTACGTCGGCCTGTACGCCGGGTCCGGCGGCGGGGCGGGCGGCGCGGCGCAGGCCGGGGTCGAGCTGTTCGACGGGGTGATCCGCCTCGGCACCAACCTGGTGTCCTTCGCCCGGCTGGCCGCGTTCGGGCTGGCGCACGCCGCGCTCGGCGCGATCGTGTGGCAGGGGACCACCGCGCTGTGGGACGTCGGCTCGGTGCCGGCAGCGTTGGGTGCCGTGCTGCTGTTCGTCGTCGGCAACGTGCTGACCTTCACCCTGCAGGCCGTCGTCGCCGGCGTCCAGGCGCTGCGGCTGGAGTACTACGAGCTGTTCTCCCGCGTGTTCGTCGCAGAGGGCCGGCCGTTCCAGGCCTGGCACCTGCCCGTCTCCTCGGAGCGTGCGCCATGA